The Perca fluviatilis chromosome 18, GENO_Pfluv_1.0, whole genome shotgun sequence genomic interval TCCAAAAATGTCCTCTAGTGCAAGAACCCCCTtctccaacacattctcactcccatcgcataAAAAATCGCTTAGTccggtgcctttggcgtttgttattgatgctgaaattctcctttagcgtcatatttagacgcccTTGGtcggtagcctagaaatctagaccaccctagcggcagcaaatgtaatttgcagccagggtcatcTAGCAACTCcatgttggcttgcgagctgggaaaaccaaactctagtcgggccaatcacatcgtgtatagaggtGGGTGGGGCTTATAGCTGCTGTTGCTggagaacagcggtctttggaatcggctttggccgcgactctggaagacttggagttaaagaacaaaaaacaacactgaagtcattcttaaaaaaggaagatgtgttcagagtttaaagtttaatctatcagctagcgttgctctgatttgttggagcgctatcctattggtgcagagggaatttgaaagacaaccgtttgtcccgcccctcggattgagccctgaccaatggggagttcccagacccaacatctggatgtgggtctgtcTGCTCAGGCtacttggtcgggactcttgccAACAGTTTTGACACCATGGGTCCGGACGTAGGTTTTACTGaaacgcgggacaagaacgggacatgaacccccgtctcctgggggaaagtccCAGAGTGATAGGAACATTAAGTAAGTGAGTAAGGACCCTAGACTCTCCTCTAGAGCACGTTTATGTCTCTGGAACAACTTGGCCGAGGATAGTAGGTCTCTTTTAAGTCCGTTCTTAAAACATACTTTTATTAGAGAGCCTTTCCTGATTGTATTTGAGCCTGAACCTCCTCTGAACTGTCTTCCTATTCTAACCTACaggttttcatttgttttgttaaaaacctGATGTTTTGTGACTGCTctgtatatacaaatatatatatatatatatatatatatatttaatatgttCAGACAGTGTGTCTCACCTCAAAGAGCCAGATGAGCAGCACTGTGAGGCCGATGGACTGCAAGATTTGGGTGTAGTGCTCCATCAGCGCCGGCCGGCAGCCCCTCCTCCACAGGTTCAGCTGCTGGCTCTGCCGGTCAAAGTTAAAATGTGCCGAGCGGTCGCTGAGTCGCTGCTGGATGCACGGCCGCGGGGATGCCGTGCTGCAGCAGCTGAAGGGAACCCCGTCCATCAGGTACTTCCTGTCCACGTTACTCCGCAGTCGGctgcaacacagagacactgttAGATACTACACCCTTATTAATAGTACTCAACGTTACTCCGCAGTCGGctgcaacacagagacactgttAGATACTACACCCTTATTAATACTAGTCAACGTTACTCTGCAGTCGGCTGCAACACGGAGATACTGTTAGATACTACACCCTTATTAATACTTCATGTCAACGTTACTCTGCAGTCGGctgcaacacagagacactgttTGATACTACACCCTTATTAATACTCCCTGTACACATTACTCTGCAGTCGGctgcaacacagagacactgttTGATACTACACCCTTATTAATACTCCCTGTACACATTACTCTGCAGTCGGctgcaacacagagacactgttTGATACTACACCCTTATTAATACTACTCAATGTTACTCTGCAGTCGGCTGCAACACGGAGACACTGTTAGATACTACACCCTTATTAATACTACTCAATGTTACTCTGCAGTCGGCTGCAACGTTACTCTGCAGTCGGCTGCAACACGGAGATACTGTTAGATACTACACCCTTATTAATACTTCATGTCAACGTTACTCTGCAGTCGGctgcaacacagagacactgttTGATACTACACCCTTATTAATACTCCCTGTACACATTACTCTGCAGTCGGctgcaacacagagacactgttTGATACTACACCCTTATTAATACTCCCTGTACACATTACTCTGCAGTCGGctgcaacacagagacactgttTGATACTACACCCTTATTAATACTCCCTGTACACATTACTCTGCAGTCGGctgcaacacagagacactgttTGATACTACACCCTTATTAATACTCCCTGTACACATTACTCTGCAGTCGGCTGCAACACGGAGATACTGTTAGATACTACACCCTTATTAATACTTCATGTCAACGTTACTCTGCAGTCAGctgcaacacagagacactgttAGATACTACACACTTATTAATACTTCATGTCAACGTTACTCTGCAGTCGGCTGCAACACGGAAACACTGTTAGATACTACACACTTATTAATACTTCATGTCAACGTTACTCTGCAGTCAGctgcaacacagagacactgttATATACTACACACTTATTAATACTTCATGTCAACGTTACTCTGCAGTCAGctgcaacacagagacactgttAGATACTACACACTTATTAATACTTCATGTCAACGTTACTCTGCAGTTGGctgcaacacagagacactgttAGATACTACACACTTATTAATACTTCATGTCAACGTTACTCTGCAGTCGGctgcaacacagagacactgttAGATACTACACCCTTATTAATACTTCATGTCAACGTTACTCTGCAGTCGGCTGCAACACGGAGATACTGTTAGATACTACACCCTTATTAATACTTCATGTCAATGTTACTCTGCAGTCGGCTGCAACACGGAAACACTGTTAGATACTACACACTTATTAATACTTCATGTCAACGTTACTCTGCAGTCGGCTGCAACACGGAAACACTGTTAGATACTACACCCTTATTAATACTTCATGTCAACGTTACTCTGCAGTCGGctgcaacacagagacactgttAGATACTACACACTTATTACTACTACTCAATGTTactctctgtttccttttctttccaaACTGGAcatgaaccccagtctcctgggtgaaagtcccccctcccccctaacCTGCCCCCTAACCAGgacatttggcgctcttatactttctCACctcacttcctgctttgctcccgtcagaactactacggccactagagggcgccaccactaaaaacataaatatagggCAGTATGATGCTGGAACTAACGAGTTATGGGGGAGTTTTTACCGGACTGTCTCGGTAAAGGCAAAGGGATCTAGTGATCCAGCTGGACTGTAATTGTCCCTAAAAAAGTGATTCACTGATGGAAACCTGAGTAAATAAGAAGTGTTTGTGTCAGTCTGTCAGCAGACAGCAGAGTATTTTCAGATTGAGGCCAGCAGTCGGCTGCAGTTAAAGCTGGAAGCTACTGAGGTCAAATGTCCTGGATTAATTAGGTTAACCAAACAGGGTTCATCGCCAGGTTAAATCCTCTGGGTCCTAGTATCTATGACTATCTATAGACTCTAGAATCTACTAAAATCTATAGTTGCACCCGAAATCCCACAATAACATGTTATTTAGTAGGCTAAAACATTGAGACGTTTTAGTATGTTCAAAATGTAAGTGTGAAACCAATAGTAGGTGCATACTATTTCCAGGAATAcatattacagtatgcaaacAGTGGACACTACGCGGGCATCAGTATCCCACAATGTAATgtggtagatggatggatagatagatatatagaaacatagatagatagagggaTGGATggtcaatgctacttcaccataGCGCTGTAACATGAACAGTCTATAGTCCCATAGAAGATAAAATACGAGCAGTAGTTGCTGGTtgtgtttagccgctacagagctccaggatgccggctaccagcggcaggtgtttagccgccaacaggtgactgtgagcaGGCTACCAGCgtcagttgtttagccgccaacaggtgactgtgagcaggctacaggcaccgccagatgacgctcctttcaggggccgtggatggtggtggagtttagccagaaaaagtgagcatcacgcggcgatgacagttaagtttaggcaccaaaagaactagttaagtttggtagaaagattgtggtttggattaaaacactgagGACCAAATAATAGCCTGCTCTATCTCGGCAGCGCTGTGTTGTTACCTGCGTTGCTACCTGTGTTGTTACCTGCGTTGCTACCTGCGTTGCTACCTGCGTTGCTACCTGCGTTGCTGCCTGcgttgctgcctgtgttgctgcctgtgttgctgcctgcgTTGCTACCTGTGTTGCTTTCTGTGTTGTTACCTGCGTTGCTGCCTGCGTTGCTACCTGcgttgctgcctgtgttgttacCTGCGTTGCTGCCTGCGTTGCTACCTGCGTTGCTACCTGTGTTGTTACCTGCGTTGCTACCTGCGTTGCTACCTGCGTTGCTGCCTGcgttgctgcctgtgttgctgcctgtgttgctgcctgtgttgctgcctgcgTTGCTACCTGTGTTGCTTTCTGTGTTGTTACCTGCGTTGCTACCTGCGTTGCTACCTGCGTTGCTGCCTGcgttgctgcctgtgttgctgcctgtgttgctgcctgcgTTGCTACCTGTGTTGCTTTCTGTGTTGTTACCTGCGTTGCTGCCTGCGTTGCTACCTGcgttgctgcctgtgttgttacCTGCGTTGCTGCCTGCGTTGCTACCTGCGTTGCTACCTGTGTTGTTACCTGCGTTGCTACCTGCGTTGCTACCTGCGTTGCTGCCTGCGTTGCTGCCTGTGTTGAGGCGTTGCTGCCTGTGTTGAGGCGTTGCTACCTGTGTTGCTTTCTGTGTTGTTACCTGCGTTGCTGCCTGcgttgctgcctgtgttgttacCTGcgttgctgcctgtgttgctgcctgtgttgctgcctgcgTTGCTACCTGcgttgctgcctgtgttgctgcctgcaTTGCTGCCTGCGTTGCTGCCTGCGTTGCTACCTGCGTTGCTGCCTGTGTTACTGCCTGcgttgctgcctgtgttgctgcctgtgttgctgcctgcgTTGCTGCCTGCGTTGCTGCCTGCGTTGCTGCCTGcattgctgcctgtgttgctgcctgcgTTGCTGCCTGcgttgctgcctgtgttgctgcctgtgttgctacctgtgttgctgcctgtgttgttacCTGCGTTGCTACCTGCGTTGCTACCTGCGTTGCTGCCTGCGTTGCTGCCTGCGTTGTTACCTGcgttgctgcctgtgttgctgcctgtgttgctgcctgtgttgctgcctgtgttgctacCTGCGTTGCTGCCTGCGTTGCTACCTGcgttgctgcctgtgttgttacctgtgttgctgcctgtgttgctgcctgtgttgctgcctgtgttgctgcctgcgTTGCTACCTGCGTTGCTGCCTGCGTTGCTGCCTGCATTGCTGCCTGCGTTGCTGCCTGCGTTGCTACCTGcgttgctgcctgtgttgctgcctgtgttgctgcctgtgttgctgcctgtgttgctgcctgcgTTGCTACCTGcgttgctgcctgtgttgctgcctgcattgctgcctgtgttgctgcctgcgttgctgcctgtgttgctgcctgtgttgctgcctgtgttgctacctgtgttgctgcctgtgttgttacCTGCGTTGCTACCTGCGTTGCTACCTGCGTTGCTGCCTGcgttgctgcctgtgttgctacCTGcgttgctgcctgtgttgctgcctgcattgctgcctgtgttgctgcctgcgttgctgcctgtgttgctggctTAGCCTTTGGGAGACTCTACTTACTCTCTCACGCTGCTGTTGGTCATGTCCAGGTAGCGGCTGCTGACCCACTGGACCTGGAACCAGTCCCGGTACCCAGAGTTCCCGCAACACTGGAACTGGATCTGCAGCAGGTCCAGCGTCTTCTTCAGGTAGCAGCGGCCCGGCGTGTCCGTGTCCTTGTAGTAGCGCATGGCGTTCCTCAGGCCCAGGAACAGCGCCTCCTCCAGCTGGCTGCTGATGCTGTAACACATCACCGCGCCCGCCAGCACACACGCCGTGAACACCAACGTGCACACCACGTACGGCATCATCACCTGCAACAAGGGTTCAAATATCTTACTAATATGTTATATCTTATcttaacttaaaggtcccatggcatgaaaatgtcactttatgagtttttttaacattaatatgagttcccccagcctgcctatggtcccccagtggctagaaatggtgataggtgtaaaccgagccctgggtatcctgctctgcatttgagaaaatgaaagctcagatggaccaatcaggaatcttctccttatgaggtcataaggggaaaggttacctcccctttctctgctttgcctgcccagagaatttggcccacccatgagagagagacatcatggctttcaaacgagcaaagtggcagttggtcaaggccacacccccaccctccaccttcccccctctctcctcctcaatagctaaagacaaagaaatggtacatcctaaggaaagctcattgtgggactagctctagtggctgtaattctgcattaaggctgaatttcgggaaagagacttcagatacagtattaggggaccactaaggtctatacaaaagagacttcagatacagtattaggggaccactaaggtctatacaaaagagacttcagatacagtattaggggaccactaaggtctatacaaaagagacttcagatacagtattaggggaccactaaggtctatataaagagacttcagatacagtattaggtgaccactaaggtctatataaagagacttcagatacagtattaggggaccactaaggtctatataaaagagacttcagatacagtattaggggaccactaaggtctatataaaagagacttcagatacagtattaggggaccactaaggtctatataaaagagacttcagatacagtattagggggccactaaggtctatataaaagagacttcagatacagtattaggggaccactaaggtctatataaaagagactttagatacagtattaggggaccactaaggcctatataaaatcatccaaaaagcagcatgtcataggacctttaacggaacttttatcttatcttatatctAATATTATATCTCATATCTCACCATCTTCCAGCGCAGGAACTTGTTGGTGTCGGTACAGTCCAGACAGATTTTCCCGCCCATGAAGTTGATGGCGCATGCCACCAGCCCCGTGGTGATCAGCATGTGCGGCACGTACAGGATGCCCTGCTccgacatcacttcctgtcgTTTCTGGATCTCTACTTTGAGGAACAATCCGAGTCCGAAGAGGATCGCTCCGGTCAGCACCGAGATCCAGTTCAGCAGCCAGAGAAACTCGGCgagcttctctctctccaccttcgTGAACGTCAGCTTCCCGACCGCCATGAGTTTGGTTTATGGGTGTTTATCACGGTTATAGTGACCAGAATTATCACAGTTTTCggtatttttaaaagtgtgttcgatatgttcagaaagcactgataggtctacacaagctgaaatagtttcaaaaagtgtAACAGTACCATAATATAGGCAAAACCTTATCACAAGTGCAACTTTTAATATCAAATGTCCTGAGCGCTATCATCTCTACCTTCCGCCATGATTCCAACTTCAAGAAACTCACGTTGTAGGCTACGCAGTGCGCCTGACTAAGAAACGAAAACTGTAGGCTACACAGTGCACCTGACTAAGAAACAAACACTGTAGGCTACGCAGTGCGCCTGACTAAGAAACGAAACACTGTAGGCTACACAGTGCACCTGACTAAGAAACGAACACTGTAGGCTACGCAGTGCGCCTGACTAAGAAACGAACACTGTAGGCTACACAGTGCGCCTGACTAAGAAACAAACACTGTAGGCTACGCAGTGCGCCTGACTAAGAAACGAACACTGTAGGCTACGCAGTGCGCCTGACTAAGAAACGAACACTGTAGGCTACACAGTGCACCTGACTAAGAAACGAACACTGTAGGCTACACAGTGCGCCTGACTAAGAAACGAACACTGTAGGCTACACAGTGCGCCTGACTAAGAAACGAACACTGTAGGCTACACAGTGCGCCTGACTAAGAAACGAACACTGTAGGCTACACAGTGCACCTGACTAAGAAACAAACACTGTAGGCTACGCAGTGCGCCTGACTAAGAAATGAACACTGTAGGCTACGCAGTGCACCTGACTAAGAAATGAACACTGTAGGCTACGCAGTGCACCTGACTGAGAGACGCACGCTGTAGACTATGCAGTGCACCTGACTAAGAAACGCACGTTGAAGGCTACGTAGTGCGCCTGACTAAGAAACAAACACTGTAGGCTACACAGTGCACCTGACTAAGAAATGAACACTGTAGGCTACGCAGTGCGCCTGACTAAGAAACGCACGTTGAAGGCTACGTAGTGCACCTGACTAAGAAATGAACACTGTAGACTATGCAGTGCACCTGACTAAGAAATGAACACTGTAGACTACACAGTGCACCTGACTAAGAAATGAACACTGTAGACTACGCAGTGCACCTGACTAAGAAATGAACACTGTAGACTACGCAGTGCACTTGACTAAGAAGCGCATGCTGTAGGCTGCACAGTGCGCCTGACTAAGAAACGCACGTTGAAGGCTACGTAGTGCACCTGACTAAGAAAAGCACGTTGAAGGCTACGCAGTGCGCCTGACTAAGAGGCTACGCACTGATAATAATATTTTAATTGAAAACGGTAATTGTTATCGTCAACATTTTTACCGTTCCACCGGTAATCATTACATCCCTACGTCCAAGCTGCCGGAAACATGAACGAAAACAGGGGAAACCTTACGCACTTAAGAACACTTGGTGCCAGGGCCGCGTATATAAACAAATACTGTGAAGTATGCAGATTTGGTGGCTGGTTAGCTCAGTTTGTAGAGCGGGTGCACATATGCAGAGTTTTATTCCTCGacacagaaggtccagggttcaggcctgacctgtgacggttttcctTCATgacttcccccctctctccccctttcatatctcagctttcctatcctttaaaggtggaaaatccccccaaaaattGGTTTGGATTGGATCAGCAGGGATACTTCAGTCACAACGCAGTTTATCTTGGATatgaaagagattctcagagaactaaCGCTGTGAACTGTACCAGGAAGCCTCTAACGTGCTTCATTATCAAacatattaaaggtgctgtaggtaggattgtaaGGATCCAGGACTTAATTTTGTCGTTAAGAATTGACCCCAAGCAGTTccacagagacagaaatagTTCTATCTTCAGAGCAGAGACGGTTTACCTAAAGACAGACATCTGTGGAAACAGCCAACACGTCTCCTAACTTTGGAGTGTTATTTATCCTGACATTCCTTAGATAGGCTAGTTTCAGATGATGTCAGGGTCGTCCTGCCATTATATTTAAGAAGTGTTTGGAGACAGAAACATTGACCGTGCACACAGCGTGCATCAATCTCTGTACAGAAAGCCCAAAGTGCCATGAAACCgctatttacatttaaaaacaatgctTTTAACACCCTTTTAGTTGTCCAAAAACGCTGCTTTTCTATGTTGAAAAAGAGTCGTAGAAACGGCGCTTTTCTCAGCGTCTGTTGTGAGGTCTCCACAGACAAAAAAGCATGCCAGTTTCTCTCCCTGTTTGGAGCAAAAAAGTCTCCTAAGTTTGAAGCATTATTTATCCAGAGATTAGGTTTCGGAGTTTAAAGTTCCTGCAGGTTTGAGTCACAGAGTTGATCTGGAGGAGTTGCTGCTCTCCGAGCGTCATAAGAAGCTTAGCGAGATATTTTCGGTTCTCTCTTCGACTCCGTGACCTCTGTGGGAGGAAATTCAGAGTTAGAAATACTAAATTTTTAACTTTTAATCATCAGACCAGGGTTCATGTTCAGGGTTCAGGGTTCAGGTGTAGGTTCAGGGTCAGGGTTCAAAGCCTAGGCAGTGGGCTTTGAGGGTTAAAAGGTCAaaaggttaaagaagcgagcttgtgaccgggaggtagttggttcaatccccagaccgacaggatacaggctggggaaagtgaaagagcagcgcttgtccctccctcattaccaccactgaggtgcagagacagcagatcagactgtggtggtactgggcagcttccaggtatgaatgtgatcagatcagactgtggtggtactgggcagcttccagtatgaatgtgatcagatcagactgtggtggtactgggcagcttccaggtatgaatgtgatcagatcagactgtggtggtactgggcagcttccagtatgaatgtggtcagatcagactgtggtggtactgggcagctgccaggtatgaatgtgatcaggtcagactgtggtggtactgggcagcttccaggtatgaatgtgatcaggtcagactgtggtggtactgggcagcttccagtatgaatgtgatcagatcagactgtggttgtactgggcagcttccaggtatgaatgtggtcttGTACTTGGCAGCTTCCAgatatgaatgtgatcagatcagactgtggtggtactgggcagcttccaggtatgaatgtggtcttgtactgggcagcttccaggtatgaatgtgatcagatcagactgtggtggtactgggcagcttccagatatgaatgtgatcagatcagactgtggtggtactgggcagcttccaggtatgaatgtgatcagattagactgtggttgtactgggcagcttccaggtatgaatgtgatcaggtcagactg includes:
- the LOC120546665 gene encoding photoreceptor outer segment membrane glycoprotein 2-like, yielding MAVGKLTFTKVEREKLAEFLWLLNWISVLTGAILFGLGLFLKVEIQKRQEVMSEQGILYVPHMLITTGLVACAINFMGGKICLDCTDTNKFLRWKMVMMPYVVCTLVFTACVLAGAVMCYSISSQLEEALFLGLRNAMRYYKDTDTPGRCYLKKTLDLLQIQFQCCGNSGYRDWFQVQWVSSRYLDMTNSSVRDRLRSNVDRKYLMDGVPFSCCSTASPRPCIQQRLSDRSAHFNFDRQSQQLNLWRRGCRPALMEHYTQILQSIGLTVLLIWLFELLVLTGVRYLQTAMENVLRLGDPDSESEGWILENSLAETARSNFNIIKNLGKCYQADDEDPNLNIPSAATERELPSRCAHTPETS